The Blastocatellia bacterium genome includes a window with the following:
- the mnmE gene encoding tRNA uridine-5-carboxymethylaminomethyl(34) synthesis GTPase MnmE — translation MFRNDTIAAISTPPGRGGIGVIRLSGARALEIASVIFRTETSTPLDDAGRVRFGRVIDPATGEPIDEALLTYFKAPHSYTGEAVVELSCHGSPVILRRVLDLLTALGARIAEPGEFTMRAFFNRRMDLAQAQAVRDCINAQTAYQARVATRQLEGALSRRLAPIKDALIEVIVHLESMVEFVEDDISPAASSALRERLERINEGLKAMAASFAFGRFVKQGFDLAIVGRPNVGKSSVFNRLVGTERAIVTELPGTTRDALYESTSIGGVPVRLIDTAGIRETSDLVESLGITRSRTAIADADITLLVLDASQPLTGDDAELLDSVALSRRLIAVNKCDLPKRLDEGLEAAGDVVRISALTGSGFDELTARLFARLGGEQGSERDDLMITDARQHAALTRAIADIGEARDLMIQGELEEVILLKLHGALQSLGEITGETLTEDILGQIFSTFCIGK, via the coding sequence ATGTTCCGCAATGACACCATCGCCGCCATCTCGACGCCGCCGGGTCGCGGCGGCATCGGCGTCATCCGCCTGAGCGGCGCGCGCGCCCTCGAAATCGCCTCTGTAATCTTCCGCACAGAAACGTCAACGCCGCTGGACGACGCGGGACGTGTGCGCTTCGGGCGCGTCATTGACCCCGCGACCGGTGAGCCGATTGACGAAGCGCTGCTGACTTATTTCAAAGCGCCGCACTCCTACACCGGTGAAGCGGTCGTCGAGCTGAGCTGTCATGGCAGCCCGGTCATCCTGCGCCGCGTGCTTGATCTGCTCACCGCCTTAGGCGCGCGCATCGCTGAGCCGGGCGAATTCACCATGCGCGCCTTCTTCAACCGTCGCATGGATCTGGCGCAGGCGCAGGCGGTGCGCGATTGCATCAACGCGCAGACCGCGTATCAGGCGCGCGTCGCGACGCGCCAGCTCGAAGGCGCGCTATCACGGCGGCTCGCGCCCATCAAAGACGCGTTGATCGAGGTGATCGTGCATCTCGAATCAATGGTCGAATTCGTCGAAGACGACATCTCGCCCGCCGCCTCGTCGGCCTTGCGCGAGCGGCTTGAGCGCATCAATGAAGGCTTGAAAGCGATGGCCGCCAGCTTCGCCTTCGGGCGCTTCGTCAAGCAAGGCTTCGACCTGGCCATCGTCGGTCGCCCGAATGTCGGCAAATCGTCAGTCTTTAACCGGCTCGTCGGCACCGAGCGCGCCATCGTCACAGAGCTGCCGGGAACCACGCGTGACGCGCTCTACGAAAGCACGTCAATCGGTGGCGTGCCGGTGCGTTTGATTGATACGGCGGGGATACGCGAGACCAGTGACCTGGTCGAAAGCCTCGGCATCACGCGCAGCCGCACGGCGATTGCCGACGCCGATATAACTTTGCTGGTGCTTGATGCGTCGCAACCGCTGACCGGCGACGACGCCGAGCTGCTCGACAGCGTCGCGTTGTCGCGCCGCCTCATCGCGGTTAATAAATGCGATCTGCCGAAGCGGCTGGATGAAGGACTGGAAGCGGCGGGCGATGTGGTAAGGATTTCAGCGCTGACCGGCAGCGGCTTCGATGAGCTGACGGCCCGCCTATTCGCTCGCCTTGGTGGGGAGCAGGGCAGCGAGCGCGACGACCTGATGATCACTGATGCGCGCCAACATGCCGCCCTGACGCGAGCCATCGCCGACATTGGTGAAGCGCGCGACCTGATGATTCAAGGCGAGCTTGAAGAAGTCATCCTGCTGAAGCTGCACGGCGCGCTGCAAAGTCTCGGCGAAATCACCGGCGAAACCCTCACCGAAGACATCCTCGGACAGATCTTCTCGACCTTTTGCATCGGAAAGTAA
- a CDS encoding R3H domain-containing nucleic acid-binding protein — MQGDINSVVDFINRVLEQSDLDLRASVEPLGEAVRVQVRGGDRAVLLGHNAELLEALEHLGNRMLAHVTGEEHHLIFDSGSYRAQREKELQLMAEKAAERVRATRQPFTFDPMSPGERRIVHLALSTDQSVRSESQGTGDNRKVTIYPVK; from the coding sequence ATGCAAGGGGATATTAATAGCGTCGTAGACTTCATCAATCGCGTGCTCGAACAAAGCGACCTGGACTTGCGGGCGAGCGTCGAGCCACTCGGCGAGGCCGTGCGCGTTCAGGTGCGCGGCGGCGACCGCGCCGTGCTGCTCGGCCACAATGCCGAATTGCTTGAGGCGCTTGAACACCTCGGCAACCGCATGCTGGCACACGTCACCGGCGAAGAGCATCACCTCATCTTCGACTCGGGCAGTTACCGTGCGCAGCGCGAAAAAGAGCTGCAATTGATGGCCGAGAAAGCCGCCGAGCGCGTGCGCGCGACGCGCCAGCCATTCACCTTCGATCCCATGAGCCCGGGCGAGCGGCGCATCGTTCACCTGGCGTTGTCCACAGACCAGAGCGTGCGCAGCGAAAGCCAGGGCACCGGCGACAACCGCAAAGTGACCATCTATCCCGTGAAGTAG